One Gemmatimonadota bacterium DNA segment encodes these proteins:
- a CDS encoding chromate transporter, translated as MELFRLFVSFTKVGIFAYGGGPSMIPLIQEEVVDRNAWMTIEEFTDALAMGYALPGPIATKMAAYIGYQVADTPGLLVALFGTVFPSLLMMMILGLFFMNYKDTPLVQAMLKAVRPAVVGLLIVVVWEMCPKSVTSWHTALIAVAAFVAINFLNLHPALAIVVTAALGLAFYR; from the coding sequence ATGGAGCTATTCCGTCTGTTTGTTTCATTCACTAAAGTCGGCATCTTTGCTTATGGCGGCGGCCCTTCGATGATCCCGCTCATTCAAGAAGAAGTCGTCGATCGCAATGCGTGGATGACCATAGAAGAATTTACAGACGCGCTTGCGATGGGCTATGCACTTCCCGGTCCCATCGCCACCAAAATGGCTGCGTATATAGGATACCAGGTCGCCGACACACCCGGCCTTTTGGTCGCGCTCTTTGGCACGGTATTCCCCTCATTGCTCATGATGATGATCCTCGGTCTGTTTTTCATGAACTACAAGGATACGCCGCTCGTACAGGCCATGCTCAAAGCCGTGCGCCCGGCAGTAGTCGGGCTTTTAATCGTCGTAGTCTGGGAAATGTGCCCCAAATCCGTTACCTCCTGGCACACTGCCCTGATTGCGGTTGCTGCATTTGTAGCCATCAACTTTCTCAATCTGCATCCCGCCCTGGCCATTGTTGTAACCGCAGCCCTTGGCCTGGCATTTTATCGATAA
- the gcvH gene encoding glycine cleavage system protein GcvH, with protein sequence MSDIPEDLLFNSDHDWVRIEGDTGTCGITDYAQGELGDIVFLELPEIGDFVAQGESYGIIEAVKTVSDLIAPVSGEVVDVNIQLTDDAALVNDEPYGEGWMIQVRLSDPSETEDLMDAHAYAGLVDE encoded by the coding sequence ATGTCGGATATTCCAGAAGATTTACTTTTTAATAGCGATCACGACTGGGTTCGAATTGAGGGTGATACGGGCACATGCGGGATTACGGATTACGCGCAGGGCGAACTGGGCGATATTGTGTTTTTAGAATTGCCAGAGATTGGCGATTTTGTCGCTCAGGGGGAATCCTATGGCATAATTGAGGCGGTCAAGACGGTGTCCGACCTCATTGCACCGGTTTCGGGTGAGGTGGTGGATGTCAATATCCAGTTGACAGATGATGCTGCTCTGGTCAACGACGAGCCTTATGGCGAGGGATGGATGATTCAAGTGCGCCTTTCAGATCCTTCAGAAACAGAGGACTTGATGGATGCTCATGCCTATGCAGGTCTGGTTGATGAATAG
- a CDS encoding HNH endonuclease, producing the protein MPVTMPTVLNQSVLVLNQSYEPLHVCSVRRAIVLVFRGRAEVVEACDSRIHTVRDSFPVPSVVRLAVYVRVPPKPLALTKRNILKRDGFQCQYCGIRRGPFTIDHVVPRSQNGRNSWDNLVCACHRCNNRKGDHAPAEVGLSLLRKPQSPNRVTFIRHHIGVPDRRWRPYLFMDD; encoded by the coding sequence ATGCCCGTGACGATGCCCACGGTACTCAATCAGTCTGTGCTGGTGCTCAATCAGAGTTATGAACCTCTGCATGTGTGTTCTGTGCGCAGGGCTATTGTACTGGTTTTTCGAGGTCGCGCCGAAGTTGTCGAAGCGTGCGATTCTCGCATCCATACGGTGAGGGATTCATTCCCCGTGCCGAGTGTGGTGCGTCTGGCCGTATATGTGCGCGTGCCTCCCAAACCGCTCGCTTTGACCAAGCGCAATATCTTAAAACGCGATGGGTTTCAGTGTCAGTATTGTGGCATTCGCCGCGGTCCATTTACCATTGATCACGTGGTGCCGCGGTCTCAAAATGGGCGCAATTCATGGGATAATCTGGTGTGCGCCTGCCATCGGTGCAACAATCGCAAGGGCGACCATGCGCCTGCGGAAGTCGGTTTGTCATTATTGCGCAAGCCGCAGTCTCCCAATCGGGTGACCTTTATTCGACATCATATTGGGGTGCCAGATCGCCGCTGGCGTCCCTATCTTTTTATGGATGATTAA
- a CDS encoding class I SAM-dependent methyltransferase — MNQEYDGIAEAYRDSKQLSFRKYIEEYTFFKILGDIQGATVLDLACGEGFYTRKIKQAGAAEVTGVDLSAEMIKLAKEEERVRPLGCKYLNRDVAQLDMAESVDVVVAMYLLNYAGTKEELLNFVQVAYNRLRSGGRFIGFNDNVQHVPRGTISFAQYGFDKVCTPSPEEGDIILYQMINEDGTQFEFKNYFLKPETYQWAFQKAGFSDFQWVGPFIHPSQQHNSFWDAFMSRPPLIGFSASKQG, encoded by the coding sequence ATGAATCAGGAGTATGATGGAATTGCGGAAGCCTATAGGGATTCCAAGCAACTTTCATTTCGAAAATATATTGAAGAATATACTTTTTTTAAGATATTGGGAGATATCCAGGGGGCAACGGTATTAGACCTGGCTTGCGGTGAGGGGTTTTACACGCGTAAGATCAAACAAGCCGGGGCAGCAGAAGTCACAGGCGTCGATCTTTCCGCAGAAATGATCAAATTGGCAAAAGAAGAAGAACGCGTCCGTCCTTTGGGATGCAAGTATCTGAATCGAGATGTGGCACAGCTCGATATGGCTGAATCTGTCGATGTTGTGGTGGCGATGTATCTTTTAAATTATGCCGGGACAAAAGAGGAACTTCTCAATTTCGTCCAAGTGGCCTATAATAGACTACGATCAGGAGGACGATTTATCGGATTTAATGACAATGTCCAGCATGTTCCCAGAGGGACTATTTCCTTTGCCCAATACGGATTTGACAAAGTGTGTACCCCTTCTCCTGAAGAGGGCGATATTATTTTGTATCAGATGATCAATGAAGATGGTACGCAGTTTGAGTTTAAGAATTATTTTCTCAAACCAGAAACGTATCAATGGGCTTTTCAGAAGGCTGGTTTTTCCGATTTTCAATGGGTCGGTCCCTTTATACACCCGTCTCAGCAGCACAACTCCTTTTGGGATGCTTTTATGTCTCGGCCTCCACTTATTGGCTTTAGCGCGTCAAAGCAAGGATAA
- the trpS gene encoding tryptophan--tRNA ligase, which yields MEKKRILTGDRPTGRLHLGHYVGSLKNRVALQDDYESYFLVADLHMLTTQPQKEHIDALRENIYEMVLDYLAVGIDPQKSTIYLQSAIHAVYEMNLFFEMLVTLPRVARLPSVKDMARAANMTDEAIPFGLIGYPVLQSADILMPRAHVVPVGKDNEAHVEVTREIARRFNAYYGDVFPIPELLMGEVPTLVGTDGQAKMSKSLDNAIFLSDDEKTVEKKVRGMYTDPNRVRADIPGTVEGNPVFMYHDAFNPNVAEVEDLKTRYRQGRVGDVEVKDKLARALNAFLAPIRQRRAHFAAQSGYIEQVIYEGTLKTQALANETLLAMKKAMGFTGVWNRISRKARDRMKKQEQEAQ from the coding sequence ATGGAAAAAAAGCGAATTTTGACAGGTGATCGGCCCACGGGGCGCTTGCATCTCGGGCACTATGTTGGGTCTTTGAAAAACCGCGTGGCTCTGCAAGATGATTACGAGAGCTATTTTTTGGTGGCCGATCTGCACATGTTGACCACGCAGCCTCAAAAAGAACACATCGATGCATTGCGTGAAAATATCTATGAGATGGTATTGGATTATTTGGCCGTGGGTATAGATCCCCAAAAATCGACCATCTATTTGCAATCGGCTATTCACGCTGTGTACGAGATGAATCTGTTTTTTGAGATGCTCGTGACATTGCCCCGCGTGGCGCGATTGCCCAGTGTGAAAGATATGGCCCGCGCGGCGAATATGACAGATGAGGCAATTCCATTTGGCCTGATCGGGTATCCCGTGCTTCAAAGTGCCGATATTTTGATGCCGCGCGCACATGTTGTGCCGGTGGGGAAAGACAATGAGGCGCACGTTGAAGTGACGCGGGAAATTGCGCGTCGGTTCAACGCGTATTACGGCGATGTATTTCCCATTCCCGAACTCCTCATGGGCGAGGTCCCTACTCTGGTGGGAACCGATGGACAGGCCAAGATGAGCAAAAGTCTCGACAATGCGATTTTTTTATCTGATGATGAAAAGACTGTAGAAAAAAAAGTGCGCGGTATGTACACGGATCCCAATCGCGTTCGCGCAGATATTCCGGGCACTGTTGAAGGCAATCCCGTATTTATGTATCACGATGCATTTAATCCCAATGTCGCTGAAGTTGAAGATCTCAAAACCCGCTATCGCCAGGGGCGTGTGGGCGATGTCGAAGTGAAAGATAAATTGGCACGCGCGCTCAATGCGTTTCTCGCCCCTATCCGCCAGCGCCGGGCACATTTTGCGGCGCAGTCGGGTTATATCGAGCAAGTGATTTACGAAGGCACGCTCAAAACGCAAGCACTTGCAAACGAAACGCTTTTGGCTATGAAAAAGGCGATGGGTTTTACCGGCGTATGGAATCGGATTTCTCGCAAAGCGCGAGATAGAATGAAGAAACAGGAGCAGGAGGCGCAATGA
- the scpB gene encoding SMC-Scp complex subunit ScpB — protein MSERDDARVANLATDEDARNKGVVEALLIAADDPLGVSRLSSVLGQHTGAKEIRAYVNDLNEEYAQTGRSFRVVEVAGGFQLAVHSEFAPWIRQLMREKVAPRLSQASLETLAILAFKQPVTKAEVEHIRGVSVDGVLRQLMEKGLIRISGRSDAPGRPLLYGTTRDFLKHFGLKTLSDLPRIRELEELLREEEQRVAEGIDSPLSGVINTDGESEQDTHDRAPEPVSGPRGGGFAAGERSVDPNGQR, from the coding sequence ATGTCTGAGAGAGATGACGCACGCGTCGCCAATCTGGCTACCGATGAAGATGCACGCAACAAAGGCGTGGTTGAAGCGTTGTTGATTGCAGCCGATGATCCTCTGGGCGTATCGCGTCTGTCATCGGTTTTGGGACAGCATACTGGCGCAAAAGAAATTCGCGCCTATGTCAATGATCTCAATGAAGAATACGCACAGACTGGGCGCAGTTTCAGGGTTGTCGAAGTCGCGGGGGGCTTTCAGTTGGCTGTACACAGCGAATTTGCGCCATGGATTCGGCAACTGATGCGCGAGAAAGTCGCGCCCCGGCTTTCTCAAGCTTCCCTGGAAACGCTCGCTATTCTGGCTTTTAAGCAGCCGGTTACCAAAGCCGAAGTCGAGCATATCCGCGGTGTGTCTGTCGATGGCGTTTTGCGGCAATTGATGGAAAAGGGCTTGATCCGCATTTCCGGACGGTCAGACGCGCCCGGGCGGCCCTTGTTATACGGAACGACACGCGATTTTTTGAAGCATTTTGGCCTTAAGACCCTGTCTGATCTGCCCAGGATTCGCGAGTTGGAAGAATTGCTCCGAGAAGAAGAGCAACGGGTAGCCGAAGGCATAGACAGCCCGTTATCGGGCGTGATCAATACCGATGGAGAAAGCGAACAGGATACCCATGACAGAGCGCCTGAACCGGTTTCTGGCCCGCGCGGGGGTGGCTTCGCGGCGGGCGAGCGATCGGTTGATCCAAACGGGCAGCGTTAA
- a CDS encoding tetratricopeptide repeat protein — translation MPDLFQGQFTSMLEIEKLQKICDQNPTSILFARLADGLLQQGEVARAIEVCHRGLRYRPSYTAGHVVMGKCYQAAGHYEEARLVFHRVLQLDAGHLAAHWYMGKIALQLDRGDLALKYFEQAQARDPFCPELIEQIRKLKGEEVEEEQDLSSESADANTDSEDSEVVSDSDSFDQALLEEDVEDDLDTLVTSLKREPKSGGEVPVIATKTLADLYASQGLIQEAIAVLEQVIAREPDNEHIIARLDELRNLSEESGHESGV, via the coding sequence ATGCCCGATCTTTTTCAGGGGCAATTTACTTCTATGTTGGAAATAGAAAAACTTCAAAAAATCTGTGATCAAAATCCGACCTCCATTTTATTTGCACGTCTGGCAGATGGGTTGTTGCAGCAGGGAGAGGTCGCACGCGCAATTGAGGTGTGTCACCGAGGATTGCGCTATCGCCCGTCTTATACGGCAGGCCATGTGGTGATGGGTAAATGCTATCAGGCGGCCGGGCATTATGAAGAAGCACGTCTGGTATTTCACAGGGTACTGCAATTAGATGCAGGTCATCTTGCCGCACATTGGTATATGGGCAAAATCGCTTTGCAATTGGACCGCGGCGACCTCGCGCTCAAATACTTTGAACAGGCTCAGGCACGCGATCCCTTTTGTCCCGAACTTATAGAGCAGATTCGCAAACTCAAGGGCGAGGAGGTTGAAGAGGAGCAAGACCTGAGTTCTGAGTCTGCAGACGCGAATACCGATTCTGAGGACAGTGAAGTCGTATCTGATAGCGATTCATTTGATCAGGCTCTCTTAGAGGAAGATGTCGAGGATGATTTAGATACGCTGGTTACGTCACTTAAACGCGAGCCAAAATCCGGAGGAGAGGTCCCTGTTATTGCAACGAAAACGCTGGCTGATCTGTACGCGAGTCAGGGCCTTATTCAGGAGGCCATCGCAGTTTTGGAACAGGTGATTGCACGCGAACCAGACAATGAGCATATTATTGCTCGCCTGGATGAGTTGCGGAATTTATCAGAGGAATCGGGGCATGAATCAGGAGTATGA
- a CDS encoding segregation/condensation protein A, with protein MIASNLTAQFDPDAAPYGVKLDLFEGPLDLLLFLIQKNEIDIYDIPIADITRQFLEYVEIIQRLNLEVAGDFVVMAATLMRIKSRMLLPSDPEAEEEEGDPREELVRRLLEYQQFREVATWMDDQQTEYRDVFYRGASMDLEDIRERETGEFRPVSLFELLRAFKQAMDAAPKVDFHEVTRVDVTTEERVEYVLDVLARRHQVPFSDLIASAYRIVVVVTFIALLDLMKEGKVRVQQTDIDGELWVYRRDALDTASFEEGTTDV; from the coding sequence ATGATTGCATCCAATTTGACAGCTCAGTTCGATCCGGATGCTGCGCCTTATGGCGTGAAGCTCGATTTGTTTGAGGGCCCGCTGGATCTGTTGCTCTTTCTCATTCAAAAAAACGAGATCGATATCTACGATATTCCCATCGCCGATATTACGCGGCAATTTTTAGAATACGTCGAGATTATCCAGAGATTAAACTTAGAGGTTGCCGGCGATTTTGTCGTGATGGCCGCCACATTGATGCGCATCAAATCGCGCATGTTGTTGCCCTCTGATCCAGAAGCCGAGGAGGAAGAAGGTGATCCTCGCGAAGAATTGGTGCGCCGCTTGTTGGAATACCAGCAGTTTAGAGAAGTAGCCACGTGGATGGACGATCAGCAAACGGAATACCGCGATGTTTTTTATCGGGGTGCTTCGATGGATCTGGAAGATATTCGAGAGCGAGAAACCGGGGAATTTCGTCCCGTGAGCCTGTTCGAATTGCTCCGCGCCTTTAAGCAAGCGATGGATGCGGCACCAAAAGTCGATTTTCACGAGGTGACGCGGGTCGATGTGACCACAGAAGAGCGCGTCGAATACGTGCTCGATGTACTCGCGCGACGTCATCAGGTTCCATTTAGCGATCTGATTGCCAGTGCATATCGAATTGTTGTTGTTGTGACATTTATCGCGTTGCTGGACTTGATGAAAGAAGGCAAAGTCCGCGTTCAGCAGACTGATATTGATGGAGAACTCTGGGTATATCGCCGCGATGCTTTAGACACGGCGTCTTTCGAGGAGGGCACAACCGATGTCTGA
- the bioB gene encoding biotin synthase BioB gives MYTFYAQKSLFDTGLSTAEMHAVLQTPDRDILPLLHAAYQVRHHYFGRKVHIHVLMNAKSGLCPEDCAYCSQSAVSNAPIDKYPLRPSREMIDAAREAKENGAYRYCIVTSGRAPTDNEVDAITDVVRQIKREVDIDICCCLGLLTGEKAQRLKNAGVDRVNHNLNTSKAHTPHIVSTHTYEDRLKTLHNIQKAGLDTCSGGIIGMGETHDDIIDMAVSLRDLDVNSIPVNFLHPIAGTPLSNRNSLTPHDCLRALCLFRFVNPSTEIRVAGGREKNLRALQPLSLYPANSLFMEGYLTTGGMDIENTHQMIADLGFEVETIQSESKSDQLLAIGTPVHAQQ, from the coding sequence ATGTACACTTTTTATGCCCAAAAGTCGCTCTTCGATACCGGCTTGTCAACCGCTGAAATGCACGCTGTTCTTCAAACGCCCGACCGCGATATTCTACCGCTTTTACACGCAGCATATCAGGTGCGCCATCATTATTTTGGGCGCAAAGTACACATCCATGTGCTGATGAATGCCAAAAGTGGCTTGTGTCCCGAAGATTGTGCCTATTGCTCGCAATCGGCTGTCTCAAACGCACCGATTGATAAATATCCCCTGCGACCATCTCGCGAGATGATAGATGCAGCCCGCGAAGCCAAAGAAAACGGTGCGTATCGATACTGCATAGTCACGAGCGGACGCGCACCCACCGACAATGAAGTTGATGCTATCACAGATGTCGTGCGCCAGATCAAACGGGAAGTAGATATCGACATTTGTTGTTGTTTGGGCTTGCTAACTGGCGAAAAAGCACAGCGCCTAAAAAACGCTGGCGTCGATCGCGTAAACCACAATCTCAACACCAGCAAAGCGCACACGCCGCATATTGTATCTACACACACCTACGAAGACCGCCTGAAAACCCTGCACAACATCCAAAAAGCGGGCCTGGATACGTGCAGTGGCGGCATTATCGGCATGGGAGAAACCCACGATGATATAATTGATATGGCCGTGTCTTTGCGCGACCTTGACGTCAACTCCATCCCCGTCAATTTCCTGCACCCCATCGCGGGCACACCCCTGTCAAATCGAAATTCCTTGACCCCACACGATTGTCTGCGCGCATTGTGTCTGTTCCGATTTGTCAACCCCTCAACCGAAATTCGCGTGGCGGGTGGCCGAGAGAAAAACCTCCGGGCCCTCCAACCCCTATCACTTTATCCCGCCAACTCGCTCTTCATGGAGGGATATTTGACCACCGGTGGCATGGATATAGAGAATACGCACCAGATGATCGCCGATCTGGGATTTGAAGTTGAAACGATTCAAAGCGAATCGAAAAGCGATCAGCTTCTGGCGATAGGCACACCAGTACACGCTCAACAGTAA
- the efp gene encoding elongation factor P: MVSTSDFRNGMVIRLDGQLFFMTEFEHFKPGKGAAVVRTKLKSVMSGAVIDRTFRSGDKVDDVRLERRKCQYLYKQDAFYIFMDTRTYDQYEVSTEIVGDAQKLLQENEIVDVLIAEGNALGVELPIFVELKVDQTDPGLRGDTATGGTKPARVETGATVQVPLFVEIGDVLKIDTRTQSYVERV; encoded by the coding sequence ATGGTTTCTACTTCTGACTTTCGCAATGGTATGGTTATTCGCCTGGATGGGCAGCTTTTTTTTATGACCGAGTTTGAGCATTTTAAGCCCGGCAAAGGTGCTGCGGTCGTGCGTACCAAGCTCAAGAGTGTGATGTCGGGCGCTGTGATTGATCGCACATTTCGGTCGGGCGACAAAGTAGATGATGTTCGTCTGGAAAGACGGAAGTGCCAGTACTTATACAAGCAGGATGCGTTTTACATTTTTATGGATACGCGCACCTACGACCAATACGAAGTATCTACGGAGATTGTGGGCGATGCGCAAAAGCTGTTGCAGGAAAATGAAATTGTCGATGTACTGATTGCCGAGGGAAATGCCCTGGGTGTGGAACTGCCCATTTTTGTAGAATTAAAAGTCGATCAAACCGATCCCGGTTTGCGCGGCGATACAGCTACTGGCGGGACAAAGCCCGCGCGCGTGGAAACCGGGGCAACAGTACAGGTTCCGCTATTTGTCGAGATTGGCGATGTGTTGAAGATTGATACGCGCACCCAGTCTTATGTCGAACGGGTTTAG
- the accC gene encoding acetyl-CoA carboxylase biotin carboxylase subunit, with product MFEKVLIADRGEIALRIIRACKELGLQTVAIYSEADSNSLHVGMADEDVCIGPPPGEQSYRNIPRILSAAEVTNADAIHPGYGPLAENAEFAEICGTCGIVFIGPSAEAIRKMGDKAIARETMQGAGVPVAPGTGVLESYEEAQQAARSIGYPVRLKAVAGGGGRGMRTVFSERELERAWQMAQAEAQAAFTSGALYLEKEIVQPRHVEIQVLGDLAGRIVHLGERECSVQRRHQKLIEESPSPVVDEAMRQRMGEAAIKGALAVGYASAGTVEFLLDASGDFYFLEMNTRIQVEHPVTEMVAGLDLVKWQILIAAGTSLTLSQDLFDFKGHAIECRINAEDPKHNFRPSPGTITSLHLPGGPGIRIDSHVYTGYTVPPQYDSLLAKLIGYGDTRDEAIARVVRALEEFVIEGVPTTIPFHLHALQHEDFRTGRATTEFVNKLGYGG from the coding sequence TTGTTTGAGAAAGTTCTCATTGCCGACCGCGGCGAGATTGCGCTGCGTATTATCCGAGCCTGTAAAGAGTTGGGGCTGCAAACTGTAGCCATTTACTCTGAAGCGGATAGCAATTCTCTGCACGTTGGTATGGCCGACGAAGATGTTTGTATTGGCCCGCCTCCCGGTGAGCAAAGTTATCGAAATATTCCGCGCATTTTAAGTGCTGCCGAAGTGACCAATGCCGATGCGATTCATCCGGGATATGGTCCGCTGGCCGAGAATGCCGAGTTTGCCGAAATTTGCGGTACTTGCGGCATTGTTTTTATTGGCCCGTCTGCCGAAGCGATACGCAAAATGGGCGATAAGGCCATCGCGCGCGAGACCATGCAAGGGGCCGGTGTGCCCGTTGCGCCGGGTACAGGAGTTCTGGAGAGCTATGAGGAGGCACAGCAAGCTGCGCGTAGCATTGGATACCCCGTGCGTCTCAAGGCCGTGGCAGGCGGGGGTGGTCGGGGGATGCGCACTGTGTTTTCAGAGCGCGAGTTGGAACGCGCGTGGCAAATGGCACAGGCCGAGGCACAGGCGGCGTTTACGTCTGGTGCGCTCTATTTGGAAAAAGAGATTGTGCAGCCCCGGCATGTGGAGATCCAGGTATTGGGAGATTTGGCGGGGCGTATTGTGCATTTGGGGGAACGAGAGTGTTCGGTCCAGCGTCGGCATCAAAAGCTCATCGAAGAGTCGCCTTCTCCCGTGGTTGATGAAGCCATGCGCCAGCGCATGGGAGAGGCAGCTATTAAAGGTGCTCTTGCGGTTGGATACGCCAGTGCTGGCACCGTTGAGTTTTTGCTCGACGCTTCCGGAGATTTTTATTTTTTAGAAATGAACACGCGCATTCAGGTCGAGCACCCGGTTACAGAGATGGTGGCAGGACTCGATCTGGTCAAATGGCAGATCCTCATCGCAGCCGGTACATCCCTTACACTATCTCAGGATCTATTTGATTTCAAAGGGCATGCTATTGAGTGTCGGATCAATGCCGAAGATCCCAAGCACAATTTCAGGCCCTCGCCCGGTACAATTACTTCTCTTCACCTGCCAGGTGGTCCGGGTATTCGCATTGATTCACACGTCTATACGGGATATACGGTTCCCCCGCAGTACGATTCTCTTTTGGCCAAGCTCATCGGATATGGCGACACGCGCGACGAGGCAATTGCACGAGTAGTGCGCGCACTTGAAGAGTTTGTGATCGAAGGTGTGCCAACGACAATTCCCTTTCATCTCCATGCTTTACAACACGAGGATTTTAGAACAGGACGAGCAACAACAGAATTTGTGAACAAGTTGGGCTATGGCGGGTGA
- a CDS encoding pseudouridine synthase, translating into MTERLNRFLARAGVASRRASDRLIQTGSVKINGAVVTHPGTRLNPHSDRVCVNGRAIQSVDRQTYILLHKPPGYLVSTRDPHHAQTVYKLLRGIDARVFPVGRLDLDTRGVLLLMDDGDLAFRLTHPRYGVKKVYRAWVRGYPGEAVLAALREGIKLSDGISAPAHIRVIRASGGDTELELVLHEGRKRQVKRMCEAAGHRVRSLARTHFAGLTTRHLEPGQWRHLTQAEVKRLREMVGL; encoded by the coding sequence ATGACAGAGCGCCTGAACCGGTTTCTGGCCCGCGCGGGGGTGGCTTCGCGGCGGGCGAGCGATCGGTTGATCCAAACGGGCAGCGTTAAAATAAATGGCGCTGTTGTGACACATCCGGGCACGCGATTAAATCCGCATAGCGATCGCGTATGTGTCAATGGGCGGGCGATCCAATCGGTTGATCGACAAACTTATATTTTATTGCACAAACCCCCGGGATATCTGGTATCGACGCGCGATCCGCATCATGCCCAAACAGTTTATAAATTGTTGCGCGGCATTGATGCTCGGGTTTTTCCCGTCGGACGGCTCGATCTGGATACGCGAGGGGTTTTGTTGTTGATGGATGACGGCGATCTGGCATTTCGATTGACCCATCCGCGATATGGCGTAAAAAAAGTCTATCGCGCATGGGTGCGTGGGTATCCCGGCGAGGCGGTATTGGCAGCACTGCGAGAAGGGATAAAGCTCAGCGATGGTATTTCTGCTCCTGCACATATTCGCGTGATACGCGCAAGCGGTGGGGATACAGAATTAGAATTGGTGCTTCACGAGGGGCGGAAAAGACAGGTGAAGCGGATGTGCGAGGCTGCAGGACATCGGGTACGATCTTTGGCACGCACGCATTTTGCCGGTCTCACAACGCGACACCTCGAGCCAGGCCAATGGCGGCATCTGACACAAGCAGAAGTAAAAAGGCTTCGAGAAATGGTCGGGCTGTAA
- the accB gene encoding acetyl-CoA carboxylase biotin carboxyl carrier protein has product MKISKQVIASAKELIDLIGADDVQEVEIERKLFGRGRIRIVRASKQAPIVQALTAPPASASAPVDVSETQVEDAASGDDGHYHTLRSPMVGMFYQSPNPEAPPYAAEGDEVTRGQTLCIIEAMKIMNEIECDVDGRVVRVLVENAAPVEYNTPLFLIDPEK; this is encoded by the coding sequence GTGAAAATTTCCAAACAGGTAATAGCGAGTGCGAAAGAACTCATCGATCTGATTGGCGCCGATGATGTACAGGAAGTTGAGATTGAACGCAAGCTCTTTGGGCGTGGGCGCATTCGCATTGTGCGCGCCAGCAAGCAAGCCCCCATCGTGCAAGCGCTGACTGCGCCACCTGCGTCAGCATCTGCACCTGTCGATGTCTCTGAGACCCAGGTTGAAGATGCTGCAAGTGGAGACGACGGGCACTATCACACTTTGCGCTCGCCTATGGTGGGTATGTTTTACCAATCGCCGAATCCCGAAGCACCGCCCTATGCAGCAGAAGGCGATGAGGTGACGCGAGGACAGACCCTGTGTATTATTGAAGCCATGAAAATTATGAATGAAATCGAGTGTGATGTGGATGGTCGGGTGGTGCGCGTACTGGTTGAAAATGCCGCGCCCGTCGAATACAATACGCCCTTGTTTTTAATTGACCCAGAAAAATAG